A region of the Acinetobacter defluvii genome:
TAACACGTTTACCTTGTTTAAGCAAACTTGCGGCATCGACAAAACGATTTAAACGAGCATGGTCGGCTTGTAAGCTGACTTTGTCACCTTGTACTAAACCTGACAATAGCAATTCCATCGCACGGGCATTGGTACGGCATAAGATTGCATCACGCATTTTAGTATGTGGTTTATTGACCACAGTCGATTTTAAGTCAGGGTTGCCTAACAACGGTACAGTTTCATTCAACGCACCCAATAAACTATTGGCAACTTCGGCAACAGACTCACCAAAACGAAATGAAGTAGTCAGACGTGACTCAGGTAAAGGCATTTGTTGCATGGCATTGACTGCACCACGCCACGCATAGATTTGTTGGTGGGCATCACCCACATAGATGACTTGAGTACTGCGTTGACGCAATAAAATCCCGAGCATCAACGGGTCAGCATCTTGCGCTTCATCAAACAACACATAATCGGCTGGAATAACTGGATCAGACAGTGCCCATAATTTTAAATAAATATCATGTCCAATACCTGCTTGATGATCTTGATCAATTGACTCCAACCAACGTCGTTCAACTGCAGGATAAAGATGTTTTTGTAAGCTTTCTACATCATCAGGGTGTAACCAGTTTGGGGCTTGAATATGTCGAGGTGCGGGATACTGCGAGCTAGTCGAACAGAAATAACTGACAGCATTGGCAACAAGACTCGCCAAGCGACTTGGCATCAGCACATATTTTTCATAACGTCCGCCCATCATGCGGCGTAGAGTGATCGGTTCTAAACGATATTCTTTGGCAATGAAACTTGGACTTAAGCGTGGCAAGCGAAGCTTATCGGTAACTCCACGTGGAACGCTGCGAAACGCCAAAGAGTGAAAAGTACGACAGTCGACATTACGATGAAATTTATGTTGTGCTTCACTGGCAATCGCTTTGTTAAATGCCAAATACATGCCACGACGCTGTGGCATGGCATCACTGATCAGTTTTAACGTGGTGGTTTTCCCTGTGCCTGCATAAGCAATCACTTTAAAAGATTGACCTTTTTGAGCTTCTGCAATTGCAAAATTTTGTTCTGAGGTGGGTTTGAAAATATCAGGCACAGTATTAAAAATTCTTTGAATGATGCAAAAATGGAATACACCATCATAGCAAAAATTAACCAAGAAGAATGCTTAAATTTGATGAGAGTACTTCACCTAGCTTTGAGCGAACAGAAAAGAGCTTATTGAGGTGAATAGCAGTTATCGCTGAAATGCACGAGGTTTCTTTCTGCGAATATAAATGGTTTTATGCACTTCAGCGATTCTTGAGCCGGATTCATCAAAAATATTCAAGATATAAGAGCGATGCACAGGTGCAAAATTTTCAGCTAAAGATTTAACATGTTCAATTTCAGCAAAATCTAAGCGAATGTCTGCAAAAACTGTGCTACGTCCTGGTAGCAAAAATTGAATAGTCGCAGATTTATCCCAAACAATATATTTATCACCCAAATGATGCATCAAGATCAGCATATAAAATGGATCAATCATGGAATACAAACTACCGCCAAAATGCGTACCAACAATGTTTTGATTTTTATGCGTTAACGGCATTTTGACACGGACATAATAATTTTTCAGATCAATCTTTTCGATTTCGATCCCTGCACCTTTATAAGGTGAATAATGATTCAGGAAAAATTTAGAGATAAATGGGATTGTCTGTAGTTTCTTGATAACGTTGATCATGGTCAATTCTAGTTCGATATTTTTAGCTCATAATAAATAATCAAAAGTGATGTGACATTGATCAAAATGCACAGTACAGTCATTGCAAAGTCAATGTGAAAACAAAAAAGGTATTTAAATGCAAGCACAAACTCATTGGATTTTAACGCAAGATCAACAAAAAATTTTTGCAAAAACATGGGGTAAGCCTGAAAAGCCTGCTTTGGTTTTGGTGCATGGTTACCCTGATAATCAAGAAGTATGGGAACCGATCATTGAACAATTAGTCACAGATTTTTACATTGTGACTTATGATGTCCGTGGTGCAGGGCAGTCTTCAGTGGCAAAACGTATTCGTGATTATGCCTTACCGCGTTTATCTTTGGACTTAGAATGTGTCGTCAATGAATTATTACCCAATCGGGCTTTTCATTTGGCAGCGCATGATTGGGGTTCGATTCAGTCGTGGGAATCCGTAACTGAAGCAAAATTCAAAGATCGTATTTTATCTTATACCACGATATCAGGACCGTGTTTAGACCATGCAGCGTTTTGGATGCGTGATCAGTTTTTAAATGAAAAAAGTAAATTTTTTAAACAATTATTTAAGTCTTGGTACATCGTAGTTTTTCAATTACCTGTAGTCGCACCCACCATTTGGCATTTCTTTAATCCTGATCGTTGGGGCATGGTGCTGAGTCAATTGGAAAAAACCAAAGATTTACCATTAAATCCAAATATTTCTAAAGATGGTGAACATGGAATTGCATTGTATCGTGCCAACTTTGCGCCACGTTTGCTCAAACCTCGCCAGCGTCATGCAGTTTGTCCTGTGCAGGCTGTGGTATTAAAACGTGATAAGTTTGTCAGTCCAGAGCTAATTGATGAGATGCCGAAGTGGGTGGCGGATTTTGAACGTGTCGAAGTGGACGCAAACCATTGGGCTGTATTGAGTCGTCCACAAGAAATTGCAAGGTATATTGCTGAGTTTGCCAACAAGAAGCAAGGTTAATGTACCCAAAAATAAGTTGAATAATAACTCGATAGAAGGGGGTAATTTTATCCAGAATCTCTGTTAAAATGCCCCCTTTTTCTATTCATCTCATCTTATGATCGCAATTATTGCTGCTATTGTAGTCATGTTTGGACTAGCTTTAGCTCGTGTACCTGTGGTTTTTGCCTTAATTATAGGTGCAATGACAGGCGGACTATTGGCAGGGCTTGGGTTACAAGGAACTTTAGAAGCTTTTAATAATGGTTTGGGTGGTGGTGCAAAAATTGCACTTGCTTATGGTGTATTAGGTGCTTTTGCTGTCGCACTGGCGAAATCAGGCTTACCTGATTTATTGGCGTACAAACTTATTAAGGCATTAAAAGCAGATGCCAATGCATCAGCACAGAAAACAGTGAAGTTTGTAATTTTCTTTACCATTGCATTAGCTGCCATTTCTTCACAAAATTTAATTCCTGTGCATATCGCATTTATTCCAGTACTTATTCCCCCCTTATTGAGCGTGTTTAATCACTTAAACTTAGATCGTCGGGCTGTTGCGTGTTTGTTGACTTTTGGCTTATGTGCAACCTATATGTTAGTACCAGTAGGGTTTGGTGCAATTTTCTTAAATGATATATTAGGTCAAAACATTAACACTTTTGGTAAACCTTATGGATTTGCTATTACTTATGATCAAATTCCAAAAGCAATGGCAATCCCCGTCTTGGGTATGTTTGTGGGTTTATTATTTGCATTATTTGTCAGTTATCGTAAGCCAAGACATTATCAAGACATTCAAGTTGAAAATAAAACACAAAAAATTGCAGATGAAGTCAAAGCAGGTCAGGATGGAAAACCACAGATTGCAACTTTTACATTGATCATGGCACTGTTTGCAATAGTCGCCACCTTGTCCGTACAGCTATATTCAGAATCTATGATTTTAGCGGGTTTGGTGGGTGTTGCGATCTTAAGTTGTGCCGGTATCTTTAAGTGGAATGAGGCAGATGATGTCATTGTTTCAGGTATGCGTATGATGGCTTTGGTGGGTTTTATCATGATCTCAGCACAAGGTTTTGCATCTGTGATAGAGGCAACAAATCAAGTTCCTACCTTAGTTGCGGCATCGGTTGAGTGGATAGGTAACAGTAAAGGACTGGCTGCGATTTTGATGCTTTTGATTGGTTTGTTGATTACTTTAGGCATTGGTTCTTCCTTCTCTACTGTGCCAATTTTAGCCATTATCTATGTGCCTTTATGTATCCAATTTGGATTCAGTCCAATGGCAACGATTGCCATTATTGGTACAGCAGCAGCATTAGGGGATGCAGGTTCGCCAGCTTCTGATTCAACTTTAGGACCGACAGCGGGTTTAGGTGTGGATGGTCAACATGATCATATGAAAGACAGTGTTGTTCCTACCTTTTTACACTTTAATATTCCATTATTGATCTTTGGTTGGGTTGCAGCAATGGTACTTTAATCTCTAAAAACGTTCTAAATCATGATGACATCTTATCAATTTTTCGTTTATAAAAATGAGAATTGTTTGCAAAGATGTCGTCATTATTAATATAATGATTTAATAATAAAAGCATATAACTATTAAATATAAGCAATATTAAAGTTTAGTAATTAGGTTGGAATTAAAACCAACTTGTAAACTATGATTTAAAATAAAATTAAATTATAATCAATACCTTAAAAATAATATTACAAAATATTTAAAAATGTGACTTGCAACATAATTAAATGCTGTGTTTAATAATGCTAAGGTTTATTTTTTACTTGGGGTATTAAAATGTTAAAACAAATTGCTCTAGTCTCTTTAATGGGAATTTCAACTTTATCTTTTGCGGATTGGCAAGTAAAAGTAGGTGGCTCTGTTATTTCTCCTACTCAAGATACAAATACAGCTTTAGGTGTGGTGAAAGCCGATCATGAGTTCGCATTTACGCCTTCAGTAGAATATATCTTTGGTGAAACTCCATTCTCTGCTGAAGTGTTATTGGCAGCACCAATTGGTCATGATGTTTTATTAGACGGTAATAAAGCTGCAAAAATTAAACATCTTCCACCAACAGTAACTTTTAAATATAATTTGAATAACTCTTCTCCATTCACACCTTATATTGGTGTCGGTGGTACAGCTTTTATTGCATGGGATGAGTCTGGTGCTGCGAAGAAAGTCAAAGAAGACTTTGGTTTTGCAGGTCAGATTGGGGTGAACTTTAAACCTGCTGATGCGAAAAACTGGGGGGTATTCTTTGATGCCCGTTATGCACAATTGAGTCCAGAAGTGACTTTAATTGATGAGTTAGGTGGTGGTAAATTTGATTTAGATATCGACCCAATGGTATATACACTGGGTTATAGCTACAGATTCTAAGTTTTAGAATTAAGCTGTTCCTTAAAAACCTCAGATTAATCTGAGGTTTTTTTATGAAATAGACTTAAGAAATTAAGTTGAAAATTACCAGAATGAGACAAAAAATCATATTCAAAAACAGTGAAGTTTCTTATGATTAATCAAATAACTTTTGAAAAGAGCACTGTGAAAATGACGAATAAATTTTTAGGTATGGCTGTGCTTTTAAATGGCTTATTTTTATTTTCAAATGTCCATGCAGCAAGTTTTAAATGCGAAAATGCAAAAACCAAAACAGAACATGCAATTTGCGAACATCGTACATTAAATGATGCTGATGTCAAAATGGCAACAACCTATAACATCATTAAACGTTTAGTGCCCATGGGAACACGTAGTGCGATTCAAGATCAACAAGTCAAATGGTTACGTTTACGTGATCAATGCCAAGACAATGTAACGTGTTTGAGTGAT
Encoded here:
- a CDS encoding UvrD-helicase domain-containing protein — its product is MPDIFKPTSEQNFAIAEAQKGQSFKVIAYAGTGKTTTLKLISDAMPQRRGMYLAFNKAIASEAQHKFHRNVDCRTFHSLAFRSVPRGVTDKLRLPRLSPSFIAKEYRLEPITLRRMMGGRYEKYVLMPSRLASLVANAVSYFCSTSSQYPAPRHIQAPNWLHPDDVESLQKHLYPAVERRWLESIDQDHQAGIGHDIYLKLWALSDPVIPADYVLFDEAQDADPLMLGILLRQRSTQVIYVGDAHQQIYAWRGAVNAMQQMPLPESRLTTSFRFGESVAEVANSLLGALNETVPLLGNPDLKSTVVNKPHTKMRDAILCRTNARAMELLLSGLVQGDKVSLQADHARLNRFVDAASLLKQGKRVTDVPELAWFNSWHDVHEYCETNDGSDIKPLVKLVDDHGTDPLKKALAKITPIEQADYVISTAHKAKGLEWNRVHLEDDYQFKINGLEHKISDEELRLLYVACTRAKVSLNIHHIYDLIQQLKAR
- a CDS encoding PaaI family thioesterase; this encodes MINVIKKLQTIPFISKFFLNHYSPYKGAGIEIEKIDLKNYYVRVKMPLTHKNQNIVGTHFGGSLYSMIDPFYMLILMHHLGDKYIVWDKSATIQFLLPGRSTVFADIRLDFAEIEHVKSLAENFAPVHRSYILNIFDESGSRIAEVHKTIYIRRKKPRAFQR
- a CDS encoding alpha/beta fold hydrolase, with the translated sequence MQAQTHWILTQDQQKIFAKTWGKPEKPALVLVHGYPDNQEVWEPIIEQLVTDFYIVTYDVRGAGQSSVAKRIRDYALPRLSLDLECVVNELLPNRAFHLAAHDWGSIQSWESVTEAKFKDRILSYTTISGPCLDHAAFWMRDQFLNEKSKFFKQLFKSWYIVVFQLPVVAPTIWHFFNPDRWGMVLSQLEKTKDLPLNPNISKDGEHGIALYRANFAPRLLKPRQRHAVCPVQAVVLKRDKFVSPELIDEMPKWVADFERVEVDANHWAVLSRPQEIARYIAEFANKKQG
- a CDS encoding Na+/H+ antiporter family protein; amino-acid sequence: MIAIIAAIVVMFGLALARVPVVFALIIGAMTGGLLAGLGLQGTLEAFNNGLGGGAKIALAYGVLGAFAVALAKSGLPDLLAYKLIKALKADANASAQKTVKFVIFFTIALAAISSQNLIPVHIAFIPVLIPPLLSVFNHLNLDRRAVACLLTFGLCATYMLVPVGFGAIFLNDILGQNINTFGKPYGFAITYDQIPKAMAIPVLGMFVGLLFALFVSYRKPRHYQDIQVENKTQKIADEVKAGQDGKPQIATFTLIMALFAIVATLSVQLYSESMILAGLVGVAILSCAGIFKWNEADDVIVSGMRMMALVGFIMISAQGFASVIEATNQVPTLVAASVEWIGNSKGLAAILMLLIGLLITLGIGSSFSTVPILAIIYVPLCIQFGFSPMATIAIIGTAAALGDAGSPASDSTLGPTAGLGVDGQHDHMKDSVVPTFLHFNIPLLIFGWVAAMVL
- a CDS encoding OmpW/AlkL family protein, with protein sequence MLKQIALVSLMGISTLSFADWQVKVGGSVISPTQDTNTALGVVKADHEFAFTPSVEYIFGETPFSAEVLLAAPIGHDVLLDGNKAAKIKHLPPTVTFKYNLNNSSPFTPYIGVGGTAFIAWDESGAAKKVKEDFGFAGQIGVNFKPADAKNWGVFFDARYAQLSPEVTLIDELGGGKFDLDIDPMVYTLGYSYRF
- a CDS encoding lysozyme inhibitor LprI family protein, whose protein sequence is MAVLLNGLFLFSNVHAASFKCENAKTKTEHAICEHRTLNDADVKMATTYNIIKRLVPMGTRSAIQDQQVKWLRLRDQCQDNVTCLSDVYKMRQQKLDIYMERVYQQGPF